A window of Nicotiana tabacum cultivar K326 chromosome 24, ASM71507v2, whole genome shotgun sequence contains these coding sequences:
- the LOC107812230 gene encoding uncharacterized protein LOC107812230, giving the protein MAVDMNIKELLVIGDSDLLIQQVQGEWTTKNIKILPYLHCVKELCKKFIKIEFKHIPRIQNEFDDALATLSSMIQHLDKKYIDPIEIEIRDQHAYYFHIDEEPDCKPWYHDIKRFLGSGEYPRNATNS; this is encoded by the coding sequence ATGGCGGTCGACATGAACATCAAGGAGCTTTTGGTCATAGGGGATTCTGATCTATTGATACAacaagttcaaggagaatggactACCAAGAACATCAAGATCCTTCCATACCTGCACTGTGTAAAAGAGTTATGCAAGAAGTTCATAAAGATTGAGTTCAAGCACATTCCCAGGATCCAGAACGAGTTTGATGATGCTCTTGCAACCTTATCATCCATGATTCAGCATCTAGATAAGAAATACATCGACCCTATCGAGATAGAGATCAGAGATCAACATGCGTACTATTTTCATATAGACGAAGAGCCGGATTGTAAACcgtggtaccatgacatcaaacGGTTCCTTGGATCAGGAGAGTATCCAAGGAATGCTACTAATAGTTAG